The window aaggaggagctggggaactccaggcctgtcagcctgacctgggtgcccggcaaggttatggaacagatcaccttgagtgccatcacagggcacccacaggatggcccagggatcagagccagccagcgtggatttagggctggcaggtcctgcctgaccaacctgggctccttttatgcccaggtgacccacctgtggatgtgggaaaggctgtggatgttgtgtgcctggactccagcagagcctttgactctgtctctgacagcattccctggaaaagctgcagcccacggcttgggcaggttccctcctggctgggagatttaagagctggctggaggctgggcccagagagtggtggggatggtgctgcacccagctggtgtccaggcactggtgctgtccccagggatctgtgctgggcccagtcctgtttaatatcttcactgatgatctgggtgaggggatcgagtccagcattcacaaagtgcagatggcaccaagctgggtgtgagtgtggatctgctggagggcaggacaagaagacgcagccttaagctgcaccaggggaggctcaggctggacaataggaaggagttcttcacagaaagggtgagtgggaactgcaatgggctggccagggggcaggtggcagagtcactgtccctctccagtggcactcagtggcatggtctgggtgacaaggcagtattagggcattggttggacttgatgatcccaaaggtcttttccagcctatttgattctgtcattctgtgatgactgggacactctggggcccttgtgacactgcagggcctcgtggaactaagaggaccatggtgacaccgtgcagccccacagagccagggGTCCATGGTGGTGCTCTGGGGCCAAATGGAACCAGGGAGTGCCCCGTGACACTCTGGGCcctcgtggaaccacagaggccattgtgacactgcagagccttgtgtaaccaaggggtttcaccattttgacactgcaaaaccaaggggaccattgggagactgcagggcccagtggaaccaaggggccgttctgacactgcggggtctcatggcaccaaggggacattgtgacactgcaggatcctatgtaaccaaggggccactgtgacacgatggggcctcaagcgatctggaataatgctgtgacactgtgtggcctcgtggaaacaaggagtccattgtgacactgaagggacttgtggaaccacagagaccatggtgacagtgtgggacctcatgtggccatggggccattgtgacaccctggggccccatggaaccaaggagtccattgtcACAGtttgaggcctcatggaaccaaggagaccagtgtgacagtgcagggcctggtgtaaccaagaggccattgtgacactgaggggcccctTGGAATCAAGGACatctttgcagatgacaccaagctggatgtgagtgttgatctgctggagggtcggagggctctgcacagtgacttGGACAGGCTAGATCCAGGGGatgaatccaacaaggtgaagtttaacaaatccaagtgccaggccctgatatttggccccagtgctacaggctggggacagagtggctggagagcagccaggcagaaagggacctgcagggactgatggacagcaggctggacatgaggcagcagtgtgcccaggtggccaagaaggccaatggctcctggcctggatcaggaatggtgtggccagcaggagcagggcagggattcttctaCTCTGCTCAGgggcactgcttgggcagcacctcgagtgctgtgtccataTCTGGGCCACCTGGGgagggcaagaggaagaaatttgtagcagagaaagagtaaagaaagcaaaggtgaagcagaggaaatgctcagggcagtttgggggtggctgccaggcagccctggctctgagcaacagcgtctgcagtggcacaggaaactcccagctgatgggaacaaactttctggctgagtgcagaggccaggacaaagctgagtggtttccctggtgtcccgcaggcctggctggccccaggggctgatggcatttgtgctccctcaggttcatgtccccacagcaacagcatgggggtgctggccctgctgtgtgcaatgcaaacaggggctgctgaggcagtgctgccgtgtctgtgcctgcaaggatggggcacctgtgtgagctgggggagaggccagggctgcagaggggggatgttgttggcagctgcatgaggacgctctgggacgctgccctgggctgtgcagcgcactgggcatggatcagcccctgctctgctgctccttcccgtctgccccagggcccttgcagagccccagccatgctgtttgcccccagcctgcccacggccagcctggggctgctgacgggggtttctgtgctgagcattggcctggccgtgttcttgagagagcctgggcaaggagcctggagcccccagggcctggcctgaggcgtcagcgctgccccagcagtgcccatggcctgtccctgctgcagccccagcactgccaccctcagggctgtgcccggccccgagagcactcaggccctgcagcaacaccagggccaccagggcagcggggcagggccatggcagcagcactggcaacaccaagtgctgctgctgctgctgctgctggacacagctgctgggccagcactgatctgccccagctctgcacacagacattgctgctgcagctccagagaaggcaacaaaagggcatctctgcagaaaactctgctgggagatcctttagttcctttaaataCACTgagagtgcagcccctcattgacacagtgtgtggccacagggaaggtggagagaaacaatatgagaaatggcacaaacaatgacattatttgtggacaatatggaaaaagtaaaagaaaagaaaaaaccccatgaacaaaccaacaagaagtatcaaagatTCCATTTGTTACAAATGATTGGCATAAATTTgacagcagtttaatgtttctgaaaccatccagtcatcactctccacactgcagccttgagctcctggttcctcaggctgtagatgagggggttcagggctggaggcaccactgagtataGAACTGACACtgacagatccagggatggggaggacatggataAGGGCTTCAGGTAAACAAATGTGCCAGTGCTGATGAACAGAGAGACCACAGcaaggtgagggaggcaggtggaaaaggctttgtgccgtccctgctcagaggggatcctcagcacagccctgaagatctgcccataggagaaaacaatgaacacaaaacagccaagtCCTAAAAAAGCACTAAGAGCAATGAGCCCAAGCTCtctgaggtaggatttggagcaggagagcttgaggatctgggggatttcacagaagaactggcccagggcattgccatggcacaggggcagggaaaatgtattggccgtgtgcagcagtgaaaagaggaagccactggcccaggcagctgctgccatgtgggcacaagctctgctgcccaggagggtcccgtagtgcaggggtttgcagatggacacgtagcggtcgtagcacatgatggtcaggagggaaaactctgctgagataaagaaaagaaagtaaaagagctgagcagcacatccagtgtaggagatgttgctggtgtcccagagggaattgtgcatggctttggggacagtggtgcagatggagcccaggtcagcgagggccaggttgagcaggaagaagaacatgggcgtgtgcaggtggtggccgcaggctacggcgctgatgatgaggccgttgcccaggagggcagccagggagatgcccagcaagaggcagaagtgcaggagctgcagctgccgcgtgtctgccaatgccagcaggaggaagtgcctgatgcagctgctgttggacatttacagagccttggcatggggatctgtaaaaaaagtaatcataaaatagtttggcttggaaaagaatttaaatatcccagcagaggctgggggcactttccccccactgcctgcccagggctctgctgcctggagctgtccctgccagcagctgcttccctgtgcccagggctgggccctgccagtgctgccagagcccagcccagccctgggggctcagctctgccctgcagagccctcccagctcaggcactgcccaggggcagctctggctctgcaggctctgatggcaatgtcagagcaaccctgaggaggctggaaaagtgaCACTGATGCAGCCTCTAAAGGGGctctgtgctgatttctgtcactgcctggTTTATTCACATctgagagaattttttttttccacctgaaGTGAGGAATGAATATCTGTGTGCAATTTCCCATCCaggcaacccagagcagtagattaaGAAAACAGGATTTCCCCTTTTAtacagcccctgccttgctgtgctccctgtataatctacttggaaatgttctgcagttcaatgccatgctgggaccagtcctgaacaatgcagcatcctccccacacaaggagaacacttccaagcctcaccagctgtctcctgccacccagatcttgtcccccaatgctgggagcagctgccagggctggctgagagctgtccctggcaggcagcagagtccctgccccagcccagcgccctgggctgcaggaccctgctctgcaggacagccctgggcacccctggctgctctgcacaagagacaagcagagaatgtactcacaggctctgcaggcattggcatgttccagctgcaggagatggctccaggagctgcagctgcattgtcctgcagccagaggttcctgtgccaagggctggcagtgattgtgccccaggcacttctcagccccttcccagccctgactgattgaagctctctgtgcctctgggctgtgcccgggctggctgcaggcagtgccccagccctgctgggctggcacaagagctgctcatcaagagaaatgtgcttttgaagctcttcttggtgagcaggagctgcctctgggccaggagcccagcccagctcagcagcacagacacagcacaaggactttaatcagcctctggggctttgtgctcaggccctgaacatcagtccctgagagggagctgaagaaacctctccagaactccaaggcagaatccatctCAAaatttcttggacttttaatgggtcccactgagggacacaactgagaaattgtccccaggccccaggcagagcagagaactgcaggcagtgatgacaggtggggacaaagagaagccaagtcttggtgccctggggcacagcagggtctgtgccagcaagggctgggaggagacaccttgtcctgaggccctggggcctcctggcacagccccagccaggctgggcactgtcagccccttgtgctgccctcagcatccccccctagcccacatcccagtggcctcaaggatctgctgcaaggagtccctggggagccttgctcagcaatggccctgggggctccttcatgctccctgcagggactgcaggtttttcaaaggactttggctttggcttttgccttggagtctctgagagctttgtgcaatcatggcctccaattatctgctgtaattagtccctggagaggctttgtcagtaacaacactcagtggggctcattaatacttcagggtacttcagatATTTGAAGGTATTTGGTGTTTctcttttgatacagactctgttaGAGGTTTTTGCAAttatggccccaattatctgctttaatgagtccctggagagctttgtactgacactcagtggggctcattaatgccttgagatactcaagatttttaaggtactttggattcTCCTTTCTAcactctgaatctctgagaAGTTCTtttgccatcctggcctccaattctctcctccaggaGTCCATGAGGACCCTGTGTTGGGGAGGGACCTCTGTGGGTCCTATTAATGCCtcgagacactttggggttttcttctgactttgactcctggaaaggtttgtgcaatctcctctcaggccctgaggttccagggctcagctccaaatgctcCACAGGCCTCATCaggatcaagcaagtcctgaccaaccatggctctgccttgatttccctctgctctcgTGCAGTTCATCAGGAAGATTTCCTTTTACGtttatggagaaatatttcaaagagcttctaagAAAAATGTAATCCTATTTTAAACagtgtattttattactgttctctTTAGAAAAGAGCTGAATGCAGCATTCTGTGCTTGGTATGGATCCAGGGTctctcctaaggaggtctggccaggTCAGTGAAGTTTTACCTTGAGAACTGACCCAGAGTGGACAACCTTGCCCCACATTATCGAACCCCATGTGAGAAAcgattttcactttcaaaaatgtaaatgctttattaagaccatatcaaaataaaacagaagactgaagaaagaaaaggatacagcagcaggagcaaaggattcagtcattgtgtgctcatctacaaaatggatgttctgtcttttacacctccagcccctcccaaagtcttgtcaatcgactccttcttctctgtccagtggtggagatcactgtctcacaccttgattggaggtcaggtgctgccataggaacaagccaaccctcccaaatgccccagctactgaggccatcctgtgatagcaatgcaaggTGGAGAGGAAGGATAActatacatctacaaaacttctcctaacatatatttaatattcaccccttaattgtgagactCAACCAGAGAATCACTCATCTATAACAAgccccctttttgttttctataaGTCATTTTGCTTGAACAATTAAGTGAAAAAATTTCCCTGtctcttgaatgagtcataccagcatctgttgatgtgggcaaggacagtgggaacaggagaaaaaaaaaagtcaggttttccttagacacactCATTTGGAATGGtcaaaagggcatcccagaggtccagtgtggctttgactcccatctaccgtgcctgtgtggctgctacccatagttggtgcatcttaggggtgagcacagaggccaactcagtcctgccctccagtccctgaattaaaagacaactgaggaattacagaggtctggtctggccttttgtccctaccttaccGTGCCTACggggttgctacccacagcagggctatggagccttcttggtagcaaacAAACGGGCCAACCTGgtcttgccctccttcctttgtcttatttccTTGAAGAAGCTGCcccattaccttttacagtcccttgtgtACTTCTCCTCAACAGctgctggtaattctcacccatgaaaacaggaagacagttctcgagctggttggtggaagcttgactctacTTTTTGGGCATCTTGGTGGTTTTCTGgttgtctctcagtctctgcttgagagtcaatcttgtttcacccagcctggatgttacagtccactctttgggttcttctcctgggcctttgactctgttgccatgagtccatccccgctctgcagctcgcacggccgattcggtggtgagcagtgcctgaaagggaccttcccactggggagttagaggctgatctctccatgacttaatcatcacccaatccccaggattaatattatggattctgaaatccagggtggtagtttgaggaattgcccctttatgtcttaccccttctaaggtttgtgctacagacatcacttatttcttggcattggcttccccttcctcataggtggcagccttctggggtgaggtcaggaagggtaacccaaacatcatttcatagggtgacacccccagatctgactggggttgggttctaattcttaataaggccaaagggagacattttatccatgacatttgggtttcaatcattatcttaactagagctcttttaagagtttgattcattctctcaacctGACCAGAACTCTGTGGTTGCCATGGAGTGTGTAATTCCAATTTTACTCCCAGGGCCTGAAcaactttctgcaatatctttgatgtgaaatgagttccccggtctgaatcaatcctgtttgccatcccaTATTGGGGTGTCCtagtttagggcaaatttgggagagaatctccaaaggagggcccctccagaaagcaaactcacacagcccctccccccagccggttcgggaagaattccttggagagaagtggaaagaacctgtttatttaacaggcacagcacccccagcacacaaaatgaacaataccagatgacaccgctctttcaccactctgaaaaatagatggcaaattcagaaactctctcttgggggtggtcactcagtccctctggcgctggggcagctgctgcaggccacaaggtgcaaacgctcggtgttcccaggtccctgtctggagcaggttcgagatggttcaaaaaggaaaggagaaacagtccaggaagaaatttggactgtttagctaaactagctaatgagcaaaagcaagagcaagcagaagtgaagcagaagcaagagtgagagagcaatgcaaaaagcaaaagcaaaaagcaaaagcagcactatgtactgcccgtctctgtgtcccgccaggctgataagaaaacccaaacaaaactttcactcttcagagccagtgttaaaggcacagaacataatatccagcataaacagaacacattaatggggatacaagcatcataacatcaccctaggacattccaccccttatccccatatcatcaacatactaccacacatcatgcatttattcacacaaaatttccatctgttcccccaaaaattacaagcaatacccatcatgccctcatcacatccccacactggaccactgaatccaggccctatactacagagctgcaggatttcacccctttcaccttactcactcaaagctccatctatcacttgctcagaccttcgacacttgcacatctccttctccatcttccacttgcccagaccttcaacacttacacatttccttctgtctcatgtctgtatggtgtaatgtacagacaatggcagtaacatccaacaaacagtgatattgcgtatcattctcaccccacaatcagatctccctgaggtacacatcgtgttgttccatctctttgcattatccaccatgtgcaacctggtccctgagcaaagacaaccccacgaatgggtttgtctgtactcgaggcagaattgacccacacagtcttccctaacaaacctctgacatgcaccactgggactttatctccatctgttatattcagggactcagactgaGCAAgacctgctcggttggtggaacctcaggtgttaactaaccaggtggcctttgctaaatgctgctcccaatttttgaaagatcccccacccaaagctttcagctgggtttttagtagtccattgtacctctccactttgcctgcagctggtgcatggtaggggatatggtacacccactcaatgccatgttccctaaCCCAGGTGTTGATGAGGCTGtccttgaaatgagtcccattgtctgactcaatcctctcaggggtaccatgcCTCAACAGgacctgcttttcaaggcccaggatgaTGTTTTgggcagtagcatgagacacagggtaggtttccaaccatccagtggtggcttccaccatggtcagcacgtggcgcttgccctggcgtgtctggggcagtgtgatgtagtctatctgccaggcctcccaatacttgtacttggaccaccgcccaccataccataggggcttcactcgcttggcctgcttgatggcagcacacgtctcacagtcatggataacctgagaaatactgtccatgcttaaatccacccctcggtctcttgcccacttataggtggcatctctgccctgatggcctgaggcatcatgggcccatcgagctaggaataactctcccttgtgttcccaatctaggtctatctttgacacccctatctttgctgcctggtctacctgctcattgttttggtgttcctcattGGCTCTACTCTTGGTGACATGAGCATCTACATGGCAGACTTTCACatgtagcctccctaccctggtagcaatgtctttccactcttcagcagcccaaattggctTTCCTCTATGCTGCCAGTTGAACtcattccacctctccagccatccccacagagcattggctaccatccatgaatcagtgtagaggtagagctttggccacttctctctttctacaatgtccagggccagctgaatggctttgagttctgcaagttggcttgatccacctacaccttcagtggcctctgcgacctgtcgtgtggggctccatacggctgctttccacttccggttcatccctacgatgcgacaggaaccgtcagtgaaaagagcgtagcgcgtttcctctgggggcagttggttacatggaggagcctcttcagcccgtgtcactggttcttgttcttcacatgtgacaccaaaattcgcaccttcgggccaatttgtaattacctccaaaatcccagggcgattcagtttacctatacgggcgctgtctctgtccctctgggagcctctcaggaaccctgggccagtcccgagtcggcagacaccgggggcagccccgacacggccgacagcggggagacactctctgtgccccgagggtactgagggcacctgggctgggcgcctgtgcagcacaagagacaccagagacatcggtagaagagaaagggccgactcttagcaggggttaatccaaggttttattctaggagtcccaaaggagcccctacacctcaggggcctcctgccaagagccccgggagatgtgccaaggttacatttaaagggaggtggaaacccaaagtagataacatttgactaaccaagaagtgaccctaagggatgggtactgggggatggacatttaggacagcatatggggcagggcttggggggctgacccctggcctctggctcatcactcgacatcctggaatgaagcttctggatggaggggatgggatgctgagtgattgacagagagccagggtgggggtttggggatgatctcagcaagggaaagggattacacaggtaaagggaggggggtaccatctgggatgaaccaCTTGGGAAAGATGCGGGtattcaaaaacaaaaccactaccaaatatttcaaagtataaaaacacactacaacacaccacccagatctggtgtttgctgcgcaagtgcccagatccggaaatttcccagggctggcacagcccaagtccagcaatttgctggcacagaaagccaaaatccggcaatttcctgatgccaatacaggtgcccagacctggtgtttgctgccactgccagtgctcagatctggatattccctgttctggcagagccaagtccagcaattttctggcaaagaaagccaaaatctggcaattccctgctaccgTCATTGGCAATGCCAAGTTCCAGTGTTttctggcaccaccagtgcccagatgcgggaatttcctggtgctggcacagcccgagtctagtaattttctggcaaagaaagccaaaacattgcaaatacctggtgctggccccacccagatctggtgtttgctggcactgccagtgcttagatccagcagtttcccagtggcagcacagcccaaggccagaagtttgctggcacagaaagacaaaacccggcaattttctggtgatagcaccggcaccacccagatctgcggttagctggcaccgccagtgcccagatctggcaatttccctgtgccaccacaacccaaatgcagcaattgtctggcaaagaaagccaaaacccggCACCTCCCAGATCTGGTGTGCtggggttggtttaaaagaagagggagacctCGGCTTAAGGCcatgggaaaaccctctttagtcagggtcagcaggagctcccacccataatcctcttgttcagttatgcagattgttactagaaagttctgagttctctttgctaccattggttactttatactgcaaaaattgtaatattcttaatccttccttcctcttggatccttccttcagatcccaccttaacccctccccataaataaatggataaatatccctgctagaccctggacccaggcttttttctgctttgctctctctactgtgcacgccgtcctgtttgttgtgtt of the Agelaius phoeniceus isolate bAgePho1 chromosome W unlocalized genomic scaffold, bAgePho1.hap1 SUPER_W_unloc_2, whole genome shotgun sequence genome contains:
- the LOC143692709 gene encoding olfactory receptor 14A16-like, with amino-acid sequence MSNSSCIRHFLLLALADTRQLQLLHFCLLLGISLAALLGNGLIISAVACGHHLHTPMFFFLLNLALADLGSICTTVPKAMHNSLWDTSNISYTGCAAQLFYFLFFISAEFSLLTIMCYDRYVSICKPLHYGTLLGSRACAHMAAAAWASGFLFSLLHTANTFSLPLCHGNALGQFFCEIPQILKLSCSKSYLRELGLIALSAFLGLGCFVFIVFSYGQIFRAVLRIPSEQGRHKAFSTCLPHLAVVSLFISTGTFVYLKPLSMSSPSLDLSVSVLYSVVPPALNPLIYSLRNQELKAAVWRVMTGWFQKH